CCCGCCTGCTCGCCGGGCGCCCCGAGCTGTGGCCCGCCTTCCACGCGGCGACGCTGGGCACCAAGGACGAGCCGGGGGTCACGCCCGACCAGGGCACCGAGCTCGCCCGTGCGCTCGCCACGTGGGCGCCGAGCGCCGACCTCGTCGCGCCTGAGGGCACGGCCGCCTGCGGCGACCTCCGCGCCGCCAACCTGCGATGCTTCTTCGGCCGCCTCCTTCGAGCGCGCGGCGAGCCCACGGCCGCCGCGCGCCTCCGCGACGTCGGCGACGACGCGATCCGGACGCTCGGCCGCGCCTCGGAGCGGCCCGAGCAGCCGCTCGTGGAGGACGACAAGCTCGCGCGCCTCGCCGTGAAGGTGGCCACGGGCGTGGACCGCGCGCCGCGCATGCCGAAGCCAAAACCACTCTACTTTCAATACTTTACGCTCCACAGGCCCTGGTAGGCTCGGGCGCCGCGCATGCGCCAACGCGCGCCATGCGTGCGACCTACCCGCCCGGAACGGGACACCAAGCCTCGTGGCACTGAGGCATTATAGCGGACGATTCGGGCCGACCTCGTGCGCGCGGGCGGCAACCCGACCGACGGCGCGTGCAAGCTCGAGAGCGGGACCGCCCAGGCGTACCGAGGCGGCGCGGAGGACCCACGCGCGGACCTCGCTCGGGCGCGCCCTCCCGAGCTTCCTTCGCTCCTCGCGGCGCGACGACGACAAGGGCGGCGGGGCCGCGCTACGCTGACCACGTGAGCCTCTGGTCCAAATACGTGCTCCCGCGCCTCGTCGAGTCAGCCTGCAAGAGCCGCGAGATCCTGGAGGAGCGCAAGCGCTGGGTGCCCGAGGCCCGCGGGCGCGTGCTCGAGCTCGGAGTCGGCTCGGGGCTGAACCTCGCGTTCTACGACTCCGCGCGCGCGGAGAGCGTGACCGGGGTCGATCCGTCGCCCGAGCTGCTCGCGAAGTGCGCGCCCCGAGCGCGCGAGGCGAAGGTGCCCGTGGAGCTCTTCCTCGGGCACGCCGAGCGCCTCGACTTCGCCCAGGGCGCGTTCGACACGGTCCTTGCAACCTACACGCTGTGCAGCGTGCTCGATCCGGCGCGTGTGCTCGCCGAAGTGCGCCGCGTGCTCGCGCCGGGCGGTGAGCTCTTGTTCGTCGAGCATGGCATTTCCCCCGACGCCGGCGTGCGCCGCTGGCAGCGTCGGCTCACGCCCGCGTGGAGCCGTTGTGGCGGAGGATGCCGGCTCGATCGCGATCTGCCCCGTGCGCTACGCGACGCGGGCTACCGCGTGGAAGACCTGCGTTCCCACTACGGCGACGGCCCACGCGTGCTGAGCTTCACCTTCGAGGGCAGGGCCCAGCCCGCGTGAGCTGCGCGCGGCGCCGGCGCGCCGGGCCCTTGCATTCACGAGAGACTGCCCTACAAATTTCCCCCATGTCCCGCGGCCCACGCTCCGGCGCGCGAGCCCCGCGCCGACGGTCACCCGCGCGCCGCGTGCGAGGGCGCCTCGGCGCGGTGGCCACGGCCCTCGGAGCGCTCGCCTTGTCGGCGGTGGTCCCTCGCGCGGCCGAGGCGGCCTCACCGGCGCGCGGTTCGGGCTACGAGCTCCGCCTGGGGCTCGGCTTCGCCGCCACGAGCCGCATCCCCACCCTTCGGCTGAGCGAGGACACGAGCCTCTCGTCGCGCGAGCTCGTGAGCGGGACGCTGCCCACCGCGGGCGGCTTTCGCGGCCTGGGCGGCTACGCCGACTTCGCGTACGTGGTGCGACCGCGGCTCACGATCCCGCTGGCAGGCTTGGGCTTCTATGGCGCGGTGGGCGACCACGCGCCGGTGCGGAGCGCCGTGGACGGCACGCTCGCGACCGTGCAGCCCTGGCGAATGTTCGCGATCGACCTGCTCGGGCCGGGGCTCGGCTTGCGGCTCACACGCCGGCGCTATTTCTTCGAGGTCGCGGCCCGCGTCGGCGCGGTGGTCTACGGCGGAAAGGCCGCCCTCGCGGCGGGCCGCGACGCCGTGGACGCCGACGTGGTCGGCATCGCCTTCAGCGCCAGGGCCGAGCTGTCGGGGTGCCGTAGGCTCGATCCCGAGCAGCGC
This genomic window from Myxococcales bacterium contains:
- a CDS encoding class I SAM-dependent methyltransferase — protein: MSLWSKYVLPRLVESACKSREILEERKRWVPEARGRVLELGVGSGLNLAFYDSARAESVTGVDPSPELLAKCAPRAREAKVPVELFLGHAERLDFAQGAFDTVLATYTLCSVLDPARVLAEVRRVLAPGGELLFVEHGISPDAGVRRWQRRLTPAWSRCGGGCRLDRDLPRALRDAGYRVEDLRSHYGDGPRVLSFTFEGRAQPA